ATATGTTTTCGTATTAATGGTTCGTGGTTTGCTGTTCCATCTAAAATTTCCATATGCTCACTTTGCAACTGAAAACACCAGTGGTGAATTAATGTTTCCAATCATTTGGGAAGCGATCCGGCAGCTTGAATCTTGTGGAATGAAGGTTTTGTTTGTTACAGCAGATGGGGCTGGACCAAACCGAAAGTTTTTCCGGATGCATTATTGCAAGCAGGATGCTTCCACATACCCGTACAAGGCTCGTAATCCGTATTCTGAAGATAATCGATGGCTATATTTTATCGCGGATCCACCTCATCTGATAAAAACTGTAAGAAACTGTTGGTCTCACTCATCCACATCTGGTACACGTCACATGCAGgtatgctatataattatatgtaatatACTAACATGTACTTTTACAAATGGCAGGTTAATGGTCAATATATTGAGTGGAAACAAGTTGAAGACCTTTATAAGAAGAACAGTGACATGCAAGTGCAATCACAGGGTCTCTCAATTCTACCGAAGCTAAAACGGGAGCATGTCCACCTCACATCGTTTTCTCGGATGAGAGTAGACCTAGCTGCACAAGTAAGTAAATGTACAgatacctgcatgtatacacacaccccAAAATGTTAGTGAGCACGTTACTTGTATTGTTTTGCTGCTGCCCAGGTGCTGAGTAAATCTGTGCACGATGCTCTAGTCTACTATGATGATCAAACTACCCTGGAGACCCGAAAATTTGTCATTATGTTCGATCGTTTTTTCGATTGCCTAAATGTAAGGAGCCCTAGTGAATGGTATACACACAAAAAACCAGATCGAAAACCTTACTGCGAAGTTGATGATCCTCGGTTTGAGGTACGtttgcttataataattagtgtAAAATCTGATACTGATATATGATCATGTATAGTGGCTCCAGAGTGAATTTCTGAAATACTTAGAAGATTGGAGAACATCTGTTGAATCCCTTCCCAATTTGAGTGCCGAAAAAAAAAGTAGACTAATGCTTAGTAGGGAGACATTAGAAGGATTATACATAACTGGTAAGTTTATTACCTcagtctacatgcatgtgtctataattcattTATTTGCAGTGAAATCTTTCATTGAGTTGACAAAGTACCTGTTGTCGACAGCTGGAGACAATGTCATGTTTTTGAGTGAGCGGGTGTCACAAGATCCTTTAGAGAACTATTTTGGACAATTAAGGGCGAGAGGAGGAGGAAGGAATGAGAATCCTACAGTGCAACAGTGTGTTCATCATGCAAATGCTATTAGAGTGCAAAAATCCCAGGCTCTAAACCCTGTAAGGGGTAATACTGGTCGCAAAAGAGCATTACATGATGATGAACAACCCCAAATAGACGATACTCCCCTTCCTAAACGCAAACGGAACAAGAAATAGCATTATTATCATTCCATGCACAAAAGAATCACagtattgtcaataattaattttatcacaGTATTAGTTTTTGTGATTACCTAGCTACTAGAACTTGAAGTCCCACTGACAGACTTTCGTAGTCCTGTTGATTTTTGGGTGTTTCTCTTTTGATCTGTCTTATACACTTCCATCCATGTTGCCACAATTGAGAAACCACGAATTGTTATCCAAAGCTGTACAATTTCCGACAAAAGCTGTTCACTGTCTTCAAGATTACTAATATCTAGGCTTAACAGAGCCCAGTAAAACTGCAACTCTTCGTTTTCCAATATTTTCTTGAGAACATTCTCTTGAAATTTGTCTTTATCACTATTTGTACATGTGGTACGTAGATATGTAGGGAGCAAAGAACGAACACAAGTTTCTATGTGAGCAAACAATGAAAATGATGTATCATTGATTGGGAAAAGACCACCTCTATTAGTTTGTTCTAGCCATTTACGGGTATAGGCTAGCACATCATCTCCTTCTCCTTCTTCGAATTCAACTGCCATATCACCTAAACACTGTATATACTGAGACTCTACATCACCATCTTTCTTTTCATGTCTTTTGAGCAATGTGCGGGCAACATAACCACCAACATATCGAACAACGTTAGCTTCATGTGTAGTGAGTTCAACGTTATCCTCTTTAACGTCAGTGTGTGCACAACGATATTTAGCAAAGTATGTATACAAGCATTTTTCATACACCTTTTCAAACAGCGACTGCTTTAATAGAGGGTCGTTATCACTCACATTAAGTTTGGTTGCCAATGTTTCCCACATCAAAGTGAGGCAGTCTTTCATTCTTATTCTATGAAATAGAGACCATAGCCTTTCCTTCTTTGAGCTCAATGATCGTAGTCTTGCAGTGGAAGACTTTATTTCAGATTGGAAGTAATTTACGAGTTCTGAGCTGAACTTCTCAAAACAAGCCAGTATTTCTGGCTCTTTCAGTTTCTGCTTGTCCAATATGAGTTGTGCTGCATGCCTTGCCTTAGTAGACCTTTCATGGCAAGAAGACATGCTTTGTTTCACTGCTTCTAGTGAGGTAGTGACAATTTCCACAGCCATCTcttctagctatatagcttcACCTGTGTGCAATACTGTGTGCTATATTTTTAGGCGCCAATCTCGCGCGCAATGTCTCAGTGAAATGATTACATCACCGTAACGCGCCTAGATTCAACCACGCCcatcgtttccaatccctttctcttccttCATCTATGGttttactagcctcgattcaaggccgattaaaacgtattttaatcggcctcgaatcgaggctacagttTTACATATCACAAATAAACTATGCGCATGGCAACTGGAAATTTGCCAAACAATACTAATTACTGCAAACAAAagtaatcataataattatgaagaacAAAGATCTGGACAGTTCCTTTTCTTTTCTATATATAGACATATCTaaaaattttttatttttaccGGCTAGAGTTTGATTCGTCTTCATGATCATTCGACTCTACTTTTGAATTCTGCTGTGACGATAAGATTTGAGCTAACATTTCGAGTACCTTCCCTTGTGCGAGGGCCAGCTCATCGATTCTCTGATTGATGCTATTGACTTGGTTCTCAATGCTGTGATCACTGTTTGACAGAGAATCCAGGTCCTTATTAATAACTTCTTCCTTGTTTGGATCCTCCCCTTTGATAGATTTCCACACAAACTTCCAGAGAAAACGCAAAATGTTGACTTTCTTGTTTGGAAAAGTAGTGTGTCTCCCTACATTGAGCCTCCAGAACAGTTTTGCTGGAAAAATCGTATCAATTCGTTTGTAAAATCCGATTTCAATTGCTCTTGTTTCAGCGATAGCATTTCTCTTGATCAGATCGATATCTCCCACGGCCAAACCAATGAGTAGGTTCTGCACAACAATTGCCATGATGATAGCAATAATGATCACAAACATAAAGGTTAGAGTGCTAAAAAAGAGTTGGCCTGATACATCCTTGTCAATAAAGGAGATATAGTCAATTTCGCCGAGGAGGTGAGCAAAGTTTGTGAAGAGTGAGTATCCCAGCGTTGAAAACTCCTGAGTGTTGCCAGCAAGGATGTACAAAGACATGGCAAAGGCAATAATGAACAAAAAGCAGACGAGGAGCACTTGGAAAGCTGTCTTCGTTATAGCCAGAAACATGGTGACGTAAACTCCAAACAAATCAAAGAGTTGGATGGTTAGAACCAGACTGAACCACGTAAAGAAAGAAGCCAATGCACCAGCTTCCCAGATCACCTCGTTGAGCGATGTCCAAGGAATAACGAAAATGTATGTGAAGATCACAGACAAAATGTCAACAATAACAAAGGTGTTCCTGGAAATGTTGAGCGATTCAGCTAGTCCAAGTTGAAACACAGTGACAAGCCAATGAATGAAATCGATGGTTGTAAAGCCAATGGTTATGAATCGAGCAACGTTCGCTGCTGGGctgaattcaacagcagtcgAGTTTAAGCCTGTAGAATTACTCATGCCATTGTCACTGCTCTGAGTGCTCCCTCTCATTTCCACTGGGCTAGGAGCTAAAAAGGTGAAAGCAATCAGAAAAGCAATGTGGAGCACTATTGCCAACATTTTGATGATTTGTACCCATCGGCCATACTTTCGCCACTTCGATTTCAAGTAGCTCTCAGTGACTGGGTGAGTTAGAAGAGGCACTCGATTGAATCTAACCATTGTTTGAAGAACCTGGAGGTGCCCATTGCTTAACGTCTGCCTGTACGAAGGACTGAATCTGGCTTGCCGTTTACTACCCTTGTACTGGATCGACGGGGCTTCCATATGGTCATAGTTCTCAGATCGTAAAAGCTTTGCTTTTTCATCATCGTCTATATCAGGGCATTCAGAGCTCCTGTCAGACTTGAGTCGGATATACTTGAAGTTGTATGATTCCCAATAACCTCTCACTTCTCGTGGAACGTCGGCTTTTGTGTGAGACTGGTCGAGCACAAGTTTTGCAACTTCTGGCATGGATTGCACCAAAGAGATCATGGGATGCTCCTTCTGTGGCCCCACTGCGTCCAAGCACTCCTGCCATCGCTCATGATGGATGGCCGCCATCGCACATTTAGTAAAGTGGCTGTCAAGAATGACATCAAAGAATGTTTCACCACAGTCATTAAGTGTAACAGGCACGCCTATGTTCAGCAGCAATGTGATCACATGTGGGCATCCACTCTGGGCTCCAAGGTGAAGAGCATTGTTTCCAAGGTCATCTGTCCAAGTCAGCTGGAAGGGGTGAGCTTCGTAAGTGACCCTAGCAACTTCTGCATGCCCCTTGTAGCAAGCATACATGAAAGGTGTACTGCCACTAAAGCACTTGTGCACCATCGCACCACTAGAAAGAAGAATTTCAACGGCACGCATATGACCACCACCTGCTGCAAGATGTAGGGGAGTCCCTCCATATTTGTTAGTTTGATTGAGAAGCTTTTGGCACTCCGACATATCAAGAAGAATCGATAAGGCTTTCCAATCACCACTTTCTGCAGCTAGATGGAGATAGTTGCTTCCGTTAACATCTTTGACATTTTTGAGTTGCTGGGCAGCAAATGTGACCATCATGGCAACTAGGTTGTTTTGGCAGAGGTTGAGAGCAATGTGTAAGGGGGAGCTTCCTTTCTTGTCGCAATCGGTGACTAGCTCAGAAGCACGTGGAATTTC
This genomic stretch from Halichondria panicea chromosome 16, odHalPani1.1, whole genome shotgun sequence harbors:
- the LOC135349767 gene encoding transient receptor potential cation channel subfamily A member 1-like; the encoded protein is MAQAFKKVSRAIVVFSPSQQDIPQEPARESNHGYITVIDKKRRRKQSKNREISIEMFSNTISDGMPSPHQLAADGHLDDLKKYIEGLGTTIKDKDENGATLLHHATTNNHMAVMQYLIDSGIDLNAVDKDGNTALHIACDKGHIDAAQSLLGAGASDTILNKASDAPLHLIMRKNNAELLTAYLEYPVDIVIKGYRNRTPLHIASEKDNLDVCRALNDVILANEHFKKIYGFRLCAADDDDLTPLHLAARVGSHRVLRYLISRCMEHGYSPEKVLSFLDEENSTPLHAAVDGGHLYVVEVLLEYKACPKEYNGKQLPPFLLACTQGKLDMMKLMVQHCGKKLVHCRDQYGQTALHRCVHCINSPEIIRFLLENGAEVDPVDDEGRTPLLAAIKAGSSCGVKILLVAGASIFIKDKHGLNPLHYTVKHKRKFILRALLEIPRASELVTDCDKKGSSPLHIALNLCQNNLVAMMVTFAAQQLKNVKDVNGSNYLHLAAESGDWKALSILLDMSECQKLLNQTNKYGGTPLHLAAGGGHMRAVEILLSSGAMVHKCFSGSTPFMYACYKGHAEVARVTYEAHPFQLTWTDDLGNNALHLGAQSGCPHVITLLLNIGVPVTLNDCGETFFDVILDSHFTKCAMAAIHHERWQECLDAVGPQKEHPMISLVQSMPEVAKLVLDQSHTKADVPREVRGYWESYNFKYIRLKSDRSSECPDIDDDEKAKLLRSENYDHMEAPSIQYKGSKRQARFSPSYRQTLSNGHLQVLQTMVRFNRVPLLTHPVTESYLKSKWRKYGRWVQIIKMLAIVLHIAFLIAFTFLAPSPVEMRGSTQSSDNGMSNSTGLNSTAVEFSPAANVARFITIGFTTIDFIHWLVTVFQLGLAESLNISRNTFVIVDILSVIFTYIFVIPWTSLNEVIWEAGALASFFTWFSLVLTIQLFDLFGVYVTMFLAITKTAFQVLLVCFLFIIAFAMSLYILAGNTQEFSTLGYSLFTNFAHLLGEIDYISFIDKDVSGQLFFSTLTFMFVIIIAIIMAIVVQNLLIGLAVGDIDLIKRNAIAETRAIEIGFYKRIDTIFPAKLFWRLNVGRHTTFPNKKVNILRFLWKFVWKSIKGEDPNKEEVINKDLDSLSNSDHSIENQVNSINQRIDELALAQGKVLEMLAQILSSQQNSKVESNDHEDESNSSR
- the LOC135349774 gene encoding uncharacterized protein LOC135349774; the protein is MAVEIVTTSLEAVKQSMSSCHERSTKARHAAQLILDKQKLKEPEILACFEKFSSELVNYFQSEIKSSTARLRSLSSKKERLWSLFHRIRMKDCLTLMWETLATKLNVSDNDPLLKQSLFEKVYEKCLYTYFAKYRCAHTDVKEDNVELTTHEANVVRYVGGYVARTLLKRHEKKDGDVESQYIQCLGDMAVEFEEGEGDDVLAYTRKWLEQTNRGGLFPINDTSFSLFAHIETCVRSLLPTYLRTTCTNSDKDKFQENVLKKILENEELQFYWALLSLDISNLEDSEQLLSEIVQLWITIRGFSIVATWMEVYKTDQKRNTQKSTGLRKSVSGTSSSSS